One region of Jatrophihabitans cynanchi genomic DNA includes:
- a CDS encoding ABC transporter permease, with protein sequence MFLALRDLRRAWRRFSLVGLVVALVAVLATVLAGLADGLVQQGTSGLRALPFDHLAFQPGAQAVFSRSTLKDPALQQWQRQPGVKASPIGVSFVNAAPDGGGPSIDLALFGVQSDSFLVQRPDARAALAGRPGLVLADELRAKGVTVGQRYRLGGSDVALPVLGFTFAGSYGHVDIAYTSLATWQSIAYGSGGVGRFSAVALDIPSGTDVAAVDKAAGTETKTKQQAYDGSPGFTAETQTMTLIRAFLLAISALIVGAFFTVLAVQRTKQIGLLKAMGASSWYVLRDGIAQMALVVLAATAVGAGAGAAIVALLDGGTVPVALAPGSVLTTAGLIVLTGILGSLAAFRRITRVEPAVALGVSQ encoded by the coding sequence ATGTTCTTGGCGCTGCGCGATCTTCGACGCGCCTGGCGGCGCTTCAGCCTGGTCGGGCTGGTGGTGGCGCTCGTCGCAGTTCTCGCCACCGTCCTCGCCGGCCTCGCCGACGGCCTGGTGCAGCAGGGCACCTCCGGGTTGCGGGCGCTGCCGTTCGACCACCTCGCGTTCCAGCCTGGGGCGCAGGCGGTGTTCAGCCGCTCGACGCTCAAGGACCCGGCGCTGCAGCAGTGGCAGCGGCAACCGGGCGTGAAGGCGTCGCCGATCGGCGTGTCGTTCGTGAACGCCGCGCCCGACGGCGGCGGACCGAGCATCGACCTGGCCCTGTTCGGCGTGCAGTCCGACAGCTTCCTGGTACAGCGACCCGACGCGCGCGCCGCACTCGCCGGTCGACCGGGCCTGGTGCTCGCCGACGAACTGCGCGCCAAGGGCGTCACGGTCGGGCAGCGCTACCGGCTCGGCGGCTCGGACGTCGCGCTGCCGGTACTGGGCTTCACCTTCGCCGGCTCGTACGGGCACGTCGACATCGCCTACACCTCGCTCGCGACGTGGCAGTCGATCGCGTACGGCAGCGGCGGGGTCGGGCGCTTCTCGGCAGTCGCGCTGGACATCCCGTCCGGCACCGACGTGGCAGCTGTCGACAAGGCCGCCGGTACCGAGACCAAGACCAAGCAGCAGGCCTACGACGGCTCGCCCGGCTTCACCGCCGAGACGCAGACGATGACGCTGATCCGCGCCTTCCTGCTGGCGATCTCGGCCCTGATCGTCGGCGCGTTCTTCACCGTGCTCGCGGTCCAGCGCACCAAGCAGATCGGTCTGCTCAAGGCGATGGGCGCGTCGAGTTGGTACGTGCTGCGCGACGGGATCGCCCAGATGGCGCTGGTAGTGCTCGCCGCGACCGCGGTCGGCGCGGGCGCGGGCGCCGCGATCGTGGCGCTGCTCGACGGCGGCACGGTACCGGTTGCCCTCGCGCCGGGCAGCGTCCTGACCACGGCCGGACTGATCGTGCTCACCGGGATCCTCGGCAGCCTCGCCGCGTTCCGCCGCATCACCCGGGTCGAACCGGCCGTCGCATTGGGAGTGTCGCAATGA
- a CDS encoding ABC transporter ATP-binding protein — translation MSALSLRGVYAAYPDGAGVRVLLDHVDLDVAPGEVVVVTGASGSGKSTLLALAGLLRRPADGDVLIAGTSTARLSERKRTALRAERIGLIYQSANLVPTLTAREQLELVGHIAGAPRAATRARADDLLAELGLTTRAGALPAQLSGGERQRVGIARALMGRPQVLLADEPTASLDPALAEEVATMLAVQTRKHQLATVIVTHDDAPRRHADRHLALRGGTVQELALSS, via the coding sequence ATGAGTGCCCTGTCACTGCGCGGTGTGTACGCCGCCTACCCGGACGGCGCGGGCGTACGCGTGCTGCTCGATCACGTGGACCTCGACGTCGCGCCGGGCGAGGTGGTGGTCGTGACCGGGGCGTCCGGGTCGGGCAAGTCGACGCTGCTCGCGCTGGCCGGACTGCTGCGCCGGCCGGCGGACGGGGACGTGCTCATCGCTGGGACGTCCACCGCGCGGCTGTCCGAACGCAAGCGAACCGCCTTGCGGGCCGAGCGGATCGGGCTGATTTACCAGTCCGCGAACCTGGTGCCCACGTTGACCGCGCGCGAGCAGCTCGAGCTCGTCGGTCACATCGCCGGGGCGCCCCGGGCGGCGACCCGGGCGCGCGCCGATGACCTGCTCGCCGAACTCGGACTCACCACGCGCGCGGGCGCCCTGCCGGCTCAGCTGTCCGGTGGTGAGCGGCAGCGGGTCGGCATCGCGCGGGCGCTGATGGGCCGGCCGCAGGTGTTGCTGGCCGACGAACCGACGGCATCGCTCGATCCGGCGCTCGCCGAAGAGGTCGCGACGATGCTCGCCGTGCAGACCCGCAAGCATCAGCTCGCCACGGTGATCGTCACGCACGACGACGCGCCCAGGCGGCACGCAGACCGGCACCTCGCGCTGCGCGGCGGGACCGTTCAGGAACTCGCCCTATCATCGTGA
- a CDS encoding TetR/AcrR family transcriptional regulator: MPKIKAGSVAEHVARQEAAVFDAAITLFTERGFDAVSLGDIAAAVGLARNSLYRYFPDKAHILLRWFARELPAEVQRSRELLSGPEPARERIWRWAVARLDYAKTPEHALIANLSSVVPELDDAARAELADSHRQLQAPLDAALRDAGIRRPADRTVIAELIGALVLATAQQEAARDGMGRANHAARTHLRRAIDGLLAG, translated from the coding sequence ATGCCCAAGATCAAGGCCGGCAGCGTGGCCGAACACGTGGCCCGGCAAGAAGCCGCCGTCTTCGACGCAGCGATCACGTTGTTCACCGAGCGTGGCTTCGACGCGGTGAGCCTGGGCGACATCGCCGCGGCGGTCGGGCTGGCACGCAATTCGCTGTACCGCTACTTCCCGGACAAGGCGCACATCCTGTTGCGCTGGTTCGCGCGCGAGCTGCCGGCCGAGGTGCAGCGCTCGCGCGAGTTGCTGTCCGGGCCGGAGCCGGCGCGCGAGCGCATCTGGCGCTGGGCGGTCGCGCGGCTCGACTATGCCAAGACGCCGGAGCACGCGCTGATCGCGAACCTGTCGTCCGTCGTGCCCGAGCTGGACGACGCCGCGCGCGCCGAACTCGCCGACTCGCACCGGCAACTGCAGGCACCGCTGGACGCGGCGCTGCGCGACGCGGGTATCCGGCGGCCCGCCGACCGCACCGTGATCGCCGAACTGATCGGCGCGCTCGTGCTCGCCACCGCGCAGCAGGAGGCGGCGCGCGACGGTATGGGGCGGGCGAACCACGCGGCGCGCACCCATCTGCGCCGGGCGATCGACGGCCTGCTCGCCGGCTGA
- the rnhA gene encoding ribonuclease HI codes for MSTEPVVIYTDGACKGNPGPGGWGVWLRSGTHEKELYGGEPLTTNNRMELTAVIEALNALTRPCEVTLFTDSVYVRDGITKWIHNWKRRGWVTSDKKPVKNADLWQRLDEAAARHRVDWRWVRGHTGDIGNERADALANAGCARYL; via the coding sequence GTGAGCACCGAACCTGTCGTCATCTACACCGACGGCGCGTGCAAGGGCAATCCCGGACCGGGTGGGTGGGGCGTGTGGCTGCGCAGCGGCACGCACGAGAAGGAGTTGTACGGCGGGGAGCCGTTGACCACCAACAACCGGATGGAACTCACTGCGGTGATCGAGGCGCTCAACGCGCTGACCCGCCCGTGCGAAGTCACCCTGTTCACCGACAGCGTGTACGTGCGCGACGGCATCACCAAGTGGATCCACAACTGGAAGCGCCGTGGCTGGGTCACGTCCGACAAGAAGCCGGTGAAGAACGCCGATCTCTGGCAGCGGCTGGACGAGGCGGCCGCGCGGCACCGTGTCGACTGGCGCTGGGTGCGCGGGCACACCGGTGATATCGGCAATGAGCGCGCCGATGCCTTGGCGAACGCCGGCTGTGCGCGGTACCTCTGA
- a CDS encoding PPOX class F420-dependent oxidoreductase, which translates to MTELTEPQIAYLASQRLGRIATAGADHKPHVVPTSYRYNPELGTVDVGGHHVGTTKKFRDVQANGWAAIVIDDLVSTDPWTPRMLEIRGRAEPIVTGGSALGPGFGEAFIRIHPEKINSYGIE; encoded by the coding sequence ATGACCGAACTGACCGAACCACAGATCGCGTACCTCGCAAGTCAACGCCTGGGCCGGATCGCCACGGCCGGCGCCGATCACAAGCCGCATGTGGTGCCGACGTCGTACCGGTACAACCCCGAGCTCGGCACGGTCGATGTGGGCGGCCACCATGTGGGCACGACGAAGAAGTTCCGCGACGTGCAGGCCAACGGATGGGCAGCCATCGTCATCGACGACCTGGTCTCGACCGATCCGTGGACGCCACGCATGCTGGAGATCCGCGGGCGTGCCGAACCGATCGTGACAGGCGGATCGGCGCTCGGGCCGGGCTTCGGCGAGGCATTCATCCGCATCCACCCCGAGAAGATCAACAGCTACGGCATCGAGTAG
- a CDS encoding DUF222 domain-containing protein — protein MGESDQIMVDGITVDLVDPTQCTPLPTASDVLHRPDQAAGAASVLHPSGAVLTAMESLLPGRLSDTGLIDALTACDRLRALVDAKQSELLAELAHRDRDGEQFLREEAALALHLPPATTQDRLQCASELSGRLWDTLDLLRSGHLSAVHARILATATVDLPDPAAAKVQAQVLKRAPGQTPGEFRAAVRRAIAKHHAKTQNEKHRAAAAQRHVRKEQVEDGMGWLTLFAPADGIETVWTAVNAWGTKTSRQDQRTADPEPARDRQQPDHPPLPAHHHDHPTRHHPRPTLHHARLPPPRPQLRTRSPPALA, from the coding sequence ATGGGCGAATCCGACCAGATCATGGTCGACGGGATCACCGTCGACCTGGTCGACCCCACCCAATGCACCCCACTACCCACCGCGTCGGACGTGCTGCACCGGCCCGACCAGGCCGCCGGCGCGGCGAGCGTGCTGCACCCGTCCGGTGCGGTCCTGACCGCGATGGAGTCGCTGCTGCCGGGCCGGCTCTCGGACACCGGCCTGATCGACGCCCTCACCGCCTGTGACCGGCTCCGTGCGCTGGTGGATGCCAAACAGAGCGAACTGCTCGCCGAACTCGCCCACCGCGACCGTGACGGTGAGCAGTTCCTGCGCGAGGAGGCGGCGCTCGCGCTGCACCTGCCGCCGGCCACCACCCAGGACCGCCTCCAGTGCGCCAGCGAACTGAGCGGGCGGTTGTGGGACACGCTCGACCTGCTGCGCTCGGGGCACCTGTCCGCGGTGCACGCCCGCATCCTGGCCACCGCCACCGTCGACCTACCCGATCCGGCGGCCGCGAAAGTCCAGGCACAGGTCCTGAAGCGGGCACCCGGACAGACACCCGGTGAGTTCCGCGCCGCCGTCCGCCGCGCAATCGCCAAACACCACGCCAAGACCCAGAACGAGAAACACCGCGCTGCGGCCGCGCAACGGCACGTGCGCAAAGAGCAGGTCGAGGACGGGATGGGCTGGCTCACCCTGTTCGCGCCCGCCGACGGCATCGAAACCGTATGGACCGCCGTCAACGCCTGGGGCACGAAGACCAGCCGGCAAGACCAGCGCACCGCCGACCCCGAACCGGCCCGGGATCGACAGCAGCCTGATCACCCACCGCTACCAGCCCACCACCACGATCACCCGACACGTCATCACCCGCGACCAACACTGCATCATGCCCGGCTGCCGCCGCCGCGCCCACAACTGCGAACTCGATCACCGCCGGCCCTGGCCTGA
- a CDS encoding HpcH/HpaI aldolase/citrate lyase family protein yields the protein MLPVTWLYVPADRPDRYAKAVASGADVVILDLEDAVVPAHKTEARATAVRWLGTAAPGSVEVRVNALDTPWAQDDLRALSDVPALRAVRLPKVQSVADVAAAVALLGAVRCGLHCLIESARGVEAAYEIASSPRVTAIGLGEADLAADLGVSDAAGLAWCRSRVVVAARAAGLPAPVLSVYPNVTDLTGLRAGSLAGRRLGFLGRAAIHPRQVPVIAEVFRPSEADVADARAVIEAFAREPDAGVIALEDGRMIDPALIRQARSVIDRAAP from the coding sequence GTGCTGCCGGTGACCTGGCTGTACGTGCCCGCCGACCGGCCGGACCGGTACGCCAAGGCGGTCGCGTCCGGCGCCGACGTGGTGATCCTCGATCTCGAGGACGCCGTCGTCCCGGCGCACAAGACCGAGGCGCGCGCGACCGCAGTGCGCTGGCTGGGTACGGCGGCGCCCGGCAGCGTCGAGGTACGCGTCAACGCGCTGGACACGCCGTGGGCGCAGGACGATCTGCGTGCGCTGAGCGACGTTCCGGCGCTGCGCGCGGTCCGGTTGCCGAAGGTGCAGTCGGTGGCAGACGTCGCCGCCGCAGTGGCGTTGCTCGGCGCGGTGCGGTGCGGGCTGCACTGCCTGATCGAGTCGGCCCGCGGTGTCGAGGCCGCCTACGAGATCGCGTCGTCACCGCGGGTGACGGCGATCGGGCTCGGCGAGGCGGACCTGGCCGCCGACCTCGGCGTCAGCGACGCGGCGGGATTGGCCTGGTGCCGTTCGCGGGTCGTCGTCGCTGCCCGGGCGGCCGGCCTGCCGGCGCCCGTCTTGTCGGTCTATCCGAACGTGACCGACCTGACCGGGCTGCGTGCCGGCTCGCTCGCCGGGCGTCGGCTGGGCTTCCTCGGGCGCGCCGCGATCCATCCGCGCCAGGTTCCCGTGATCGCCGAGGTGTTCCGGCCGTCCGAGGCTGACGTCGCCGACGCGCGCGCGGTGATCGAGGCCTTCGCACGAGAGCCCGACGCAGGCGTGATCGCGCTCGAGGACGGCCGCATGATCGACCCGGCGCTGATCCGGCAGGCACGCTCGGTGATCGACCGCGCCGCACCCTGA
- a CDS encoding CaiB/BaiF CoA transferase family protein, which produces MSAPLRGIRVLETATLFAGPLAATHLGDFGADVLKIEHPTKPDAARGHGASKDGVGLWWKTIGRNKRMATLDLSQPEGQDVLLELAERADVLIENFRPGTLERWNLATDRLLACNPGLVLARVTAFGQFGPYSARPGFGSLAEAMSGFAAVTGQPDGPPTLPPFGLADGITALATAFAIMTALRERDRTGRGQVIDMAIIEPMLSMLGGQVTVYDQLGTVAPRLGNRSANNAPRNTYRSRDGAWLAVSTSSQNIAERVMRLVGRDEVIGEPWFATGGGRAAHADELDAAVGGWIAERDASDVLAAFERAQAAIAPVYDASGIVTDPQFAALGTISTVSDADLGPVKMQNVLFRLSETPGRIRWTGRAHGADTDAVLAELGRTAEEIDKLRAAQVI; this is translated from the coding sequence ATGAGCGCGCCGTTGCGCGGCATCCGTGTCCTGGAGACGGCCACGCTGTTCGCCGGCCCGCTCGCCGCGACGCACCTGGGCGACTTCGGTGCCGACGTGCTCAAGATCGAGCACCCCACCAAGCCGGACGCCGCGCGCGGCCACGGGGCCAGCAAGGACGGCGTCGGGCTGTGGTGGAAGACGATCGGACGCAACAAGCGGATGGCCACGCTCGACCTGTCGCAACCGGAGGGGCAGGACGTGCTGCTCGAGCTTGCCGAGCGTGCCGACGTGCTGATCGAGAACTTCCGTCCCGGCACGCTGGAACGCTGGAACCTCGCCACCGATCGGTTGCTCGCGTGCAACCCCGGCCTCGTCCTGGCGCGGGTGACCGCGTTCGGGCAGTTCGGTCCCTATTCGGCGCGTCCCGGCTTCGGGTCACTGGCCGAGGCGATGAGCGGGTTCGCCGCGGTCACCGGTCAGCCGGACGGGCCGCCCACGCTGCCCCCGTTCGGGCTGGCCGACGGCATCACTGCGCTGGCCACCGCGTTCGCGATCATGACGGCGTTGCGCGAACGCGACCGTACCGGGCGCGGTCAGGTGATCGACATGGCGATCATCGAGCCGATGCTGTCGATGCTCGGCGGCCAGGTCACCGTGTACGACCAGCTCGGAACCGTCGCGCCGCGCCTGGGCAACCGGTCGGCGAACAACGCGCCGCGCAACACCTATCGCAGCCGTGACGGGGCATGGCTGGCGGTCTCGACTAGTTCGCAGAACATCGCCGAACGGGTGATGCGCCTGGTCGGGCGCGACGAGGTGATCGGCGAGCCATGGTTCGCCACCGGTGGCGGCCGCGCGGCGCACGCCGACGAGCTGGACGCCGCGGTAGGTGGCTGGATCGCCGAGCGCGACGCGTCCGACGTGCTGGCCGCGTTCGAGCGGGCGCAGGCGGCCATCGCGCCTGTGTACGACGCGAGCGGCATCGTGACCGACCCGCAGTTCGCCGCGCTAGGGACGATCTCGACCGTTTCGGACGCGGACCTCGGCCCGGTCAAGATGCAGAACGTGCTGTTCCGCCTGTCCGAGACGCCGGGCCGGATCCGCTGGACGGGGCGGGCTCACGGTGCGGACACCGACGCGGTACTCGCCGAACTCGGCCGCACCGCGGAGGAGATCGACAAACTCCGCGCCGCGCAGGTGATCTGA
- a CDS encoding SUMF1/EgtB/PvdO family nonheme iron enzyme yields MSPFLNPYVPRALDLFTEVPLEPGADLSVLDDAKILAPPSDPAQWPRWREQLKRWRDGARQRLAYDGTRYDTERGDCFVMDVAWLWDELLYDHDAGKFTVDKYLEHAEREFGGFDGVLLWHAYPIEGVDDRDQYAYYRDVPELPMLVRQLQDRAVRVYVVIYPWESSEPADVRALVEWTGADGAFFDSVKEGAAEVRKELDELRPGISMEAESRLPANRLADHTMSWAQWYADSTVPGVMRAKWFERRHIPHHVRRWNRSHLEELQSAWLNGAGILVWESVFGVWVGWNARDRSVLRAMRRVHREYAPWLRTETWTPLADHPGGDCPVYASRWEHDGIALWTLVNRSAEDYSGPLLRVRGAAMFTELTSGIELVVSGEGGARVVSGDLPAGGIAAVLATTAADRPEPGRTPHDPDASFPARIAERIVHLAPPVPEPPAGTAVVAGGRYELTVHHRARETGLYGETPFVEEWKPLPPRLHHTGTLLRTARLQRFAIERHEVSNAQYARFLTETGYRPRRAERFLAGWVDGRPAPGTGDAPVSYVDLTDARAYAAWAGMRLPTEDEWQVAAAAGVIERARPLVWNLTESEHTDGRTRFCILKGGADYVNTASDWYFEGGPKPPDVSAKYLVAGALVFRSPSIGFRCAVPVDER; encoded by the coding sequence GTGAGCCCATTCCTGAACCCGTACGTGCCGCGCGCGCTCGACCTGTTCACCGAGGTGCCGCTGGAGCCCGGCGCTGACCTGTCCGTGCTCGACGACGCGAAGATCCTTGCGCCACCGAGCGATCCCGCGCAATGGCCGCGCTGGCGGGAACAGCTGAAGCGGTGGCGCGACGGCGCGCGGCAGCGGCTGGCCTACGACGGAACGCGCTACGACACCGAGCGCGGCGACTGCTTCGTGATGGACGTCGCGTGGCTGTGGGACGAACTGCTGTACGACCACGACGCCGGCAAGTTCACCGTCGACAAGTACCTCGAGCACGCCGAGCGCGAGTTCGGTGGCTTCGACGGCGTGCTGCTCTGGCACGCCTACCCGATCGAGGGTGTCGACGACCGCGACCAGTACGCCTACTACCGCGACGTACCCGAACTCCCCATGCTCGTACGGCAACTGCAGGACCGCGCCGTGCGCGTGTATGTCGTCATCTACCCGTGGGAGTCCAGCGAGCCGGCCGACGTGCGCGCGCTCGTCGAGTGGACCGGCGCCGACGGCGCGTTCTTCGACAGCGTCAAGGAGGGCGCGGCCGAGGTTCGCAAGGAACTGGACGAGCTGCGGCCGGGCATCAGCATGGAGGCCGAATCGCGGCTGCCGGCCAACCGGCTCGCCGACCACACGATGTCGTGGGCGCAGTGGTACGCCGACTCGACCGTCCCGGGAGTGATGCGGGCCAAGTGGTTCGAGCGAAGGCACATACCGCACCACGTGCGCCGGTGGAACCGCAGCCATCTGGAGGAGCTGCAGTCGGCGTGGCTCAACGGCGCCGGAATTCTCGTCTGGGAAAGCGTGTTCGGCGTCTGGGTCGGGTGGAACGCGCGCGACCGATCGGTGCTGCGCGCGATGCGGCGGGTGCATCGCGAGTACGCGCCCTGGCTACGCACCGAGACCTGGACGCCGCTCGCGGATCACCCCGGTGGCGACTGTCCGGTGTACGCCTCGCGATGGGAGCATGACGGAATCGCCTTGTGGACGCTGGTGAATCGCAGCGCCGAGGACTACAGCGGGCCACTGCTGCGGGTGCGGGGTGCCGCGATGTTCACCGAGCTCACGTCCGGCATCGAACTGGTCGTCAGCGGCGAGGGCGGTGCGCGCGTCGTGAGTGGCGACCTGCCCGCCGGCGGGATCGCGGCCGTGCTCGCCACCACGGCTGCCGATCGACCTGAGCCTGGCCGTACGCCGCACGACCCGGACGCATCGTTCCCCGCCCGCATCGCCGAGCGCATCGTGCACCTGGCGCCGCCGGTGCCCGAACCGCCTGCCGGGACAGCAGTCGTTGCGGGCGGGCGGTACGAGCTCACCGTGCACCACCGCGCGCGCGAGACCGGGCTGTACGGCGAGACACCGTTCGTCGAGGAGTGGAAGCCGCTGCCGCCGCGGCTGCACCACACCGGCACGCTGCTGCGCACCGCGCGCCTGCAACGCTTCGCGATCGAGCGGCACGAGGTGAGCAACGCGCAGTACGCACGGTTCCTCACCGAGACCGGCTACCGGCCGCGGCGCGCGGAGCGGTTCCTCGCCGGTTGGGTCGACGGTCGGCCCGCGCCCGGCACCGGCGACGCGCCGGTCAGCTACGTCGACCTCACCGATGCGCGTGCCTACGCCGCCTGGGCCGGGATGCGCCTGCCCACCGAGGACGAGTGGCAGGTGGCCGCGGCCGCCGGCGTGATCGAGCGTGCGCGGCCGCTGGTGTGGAACCTGACCGAGAGCGAGCACACCGACGGCCGCACCCGGTTCTGCATCCTCAAAGGCGGCGCCGACTACGTCAACACCGCGTCCGACTGGTACTTCGAGGGTGGCCCGAAGCCCCCGGACGTATCGGCGAAGTACCTGGTCGCCGGCGCGCTGGTGTTCCGCTCGCCGTCGATCGGGTTCCGCTGCGCCGTGCCGGTGGACGAGCGATGA
- a CDS encoding ribokinase — protein sequence MTRIAVLGSANMDLVVRVLRAPKPGETVTGRSFSTVPGGKGANQALAAARAGGTVSFLGAVGDDAYGVRLRTLLADEGIDVSGLVRVPGPSGTAHILVEDGGENSIVVVPGANGTVRSLTDAHRERIAAADVLLLQLELPVEAIAQAASFARGAGVRTVLTPAPVTALPDSLLADVDLLVPNQHEAAALTGLTDVEAAGRALQRYGCDVVITLGADGCRCFGAGDSFAAPAFPVPVVDTTAAGDTFVGALAAAGTSDVRAGVRRAAAAAALSVGRTGASAAIPYRTEIDQFLKDHP from the coding sequence ATGACCCGGATCGCCGTACTCGGCAGCGCCAACATGGATCTGGTGGTACGCGTGCTGCGTGCCCCGAAGCCCGGTGAGACGGTCACCGGCAGGTCGTTCAGCACGGTGCCCGGCGGCAAGGGCGCCAACCAGGCGCTCGCCGCGGCCCGGGCCGGCGGCACGGTGAGCTTCCTCGGCGCCGTGGGCGACGACGCGTACGGCGTGCGGCTCCGCACGCTGCTCGCCGACGAGGGCATCGACGTGTCCGGGCTGGTCCGAGTACCCGGGCCGAGCGGCACCGCGCACATCCTGGTCGAGGACGGCGGTGAGAACTCCATCGTCGTCGTGCCGGGCGCGAACGGCACGGTGCGTTCGCTCACCGACGCCCATCGCGAGCGCATCGCCGCGGCGGACGTGCTGCTGCTGCAACTGGAACTGCCGGTGGAGGCGATCGCCCAGGCGGCGTCCTTCGCGCGGGGTGCCGGCGTGCGCACGGTGCTCACACCGGCACCCGTCACCGCACTGCCGGACAGCCTGCTCGCCGACGTCGACCTGCTCGTCCCCAACCAGCACGAGGCCGCCGCACTGACCGGGTTGACCGACGTCGAGGCCGCCGGGCGAGCGCTGCAGCGGTACGGCTGCGACGTCGTGATCACCCTCGGCGCCGACGGCTGCCGCTGCTTCGGCGCGGGTGACTCGTTCGCGGCGCCCGCGTTCCCCGTCCCCGTCGTCGACACCACCGCGGCGGGCGACACGTTCGTGGGTGCGCTCGCCGCGGCCGGCACGAGCGATGTGCGCGCCGGTGTGCGCCGCGCGGCCGCCGCCGCAGCGCTGAGCGTGGGGCGTACCGGCGCGTCCGCCGCCATCCCGTACCGCACCGAGATCGACCAGTTCCTGAAGGATCATCCGTGA
- a CDS encoding ADP-ribosylglycohydrolase family protein, with product MAGAAVGDALGGATEGWTPEQIRERHGGWVTGIVGPFYANWQDARPIAPYHKGDGHVTDDTLMTRALVDVYAARRSHLDAYAIASDLVPLLIQDKRWVPELEAESLLLSRIFLAEKWLVARLHYGHVDPREAGVGNIVNCGAAMYMTPVGVVNAADPAGAYAEAIDIAGAHQSSYGREAAGVFAAAVAAAMAPDATAESAVSAALEHAHDGTREAIEAVCTVARTQPDWRAAIPQLRAAVAPYDTVGPDYRAPGMDARRPSRTKAIEELPVALGFVLLAGGSYPDAVLGAVNYGRDADSIATMAGAVCGALGGLATVPAQWRTDVATASRIDIEEPGRVLAALAVELHQQDARRAAERAAALDKLTDAG from the coding sequence ATGGCCGGAGCCGCCGTCGGTGATGCACTCGGTGGTGCCACCGAGGGCTGGACGCCCGAGCAGATCCGCGAACGGCACGGCGGCTGGGTGACCGGCATCGTCGGCCCGTTCTACGCGAACTGGCAGGACGCCCGGCCGATCGCGCCGTACCACAAGGGCGACGGGCACGTCACCGACGACACCCTGATGACCCGGGCGCTGGTGGACGTGTACGCCGCGCGGCGCAGCCACCTGGACGCGTACGCCATCGCGTCCGACCTGGTGCCGTTGCTGATCCAGGACAAGCGCTGGGTGCCGGAACTGGAGGCCGAGTCGCTGCTGCTCAGCCGGATCTTCCTGGCCGAGAAGTGGCTGGTCGCGCGGCTGCACTACGGGCACGTCGACCCGCGCGAGGCGGGTGTCGGCAACATCGTGAACTGCGGCGCCGCGATGTACATGACGCCGGTCGGCGTGGTGAACGCGGCGGACCCCGCCGGCGCGTACGCCGAGGCGATCGACATCGCCGGCGCGCACCAGTCCAGCTACGGGCGCGAGGCGGCCGGCGTGTTCGCCGCGGCGGTCGCGGCGGCGATGGCACCGGACGCCACCGCGGAGTCGGCCGTGAGTGCCGCGCTCGAGCACGCCCACGACGGCACGCGCGAGGCCATCGAGGCGGTGTGCACGGTGGCGCGCACCCAGCCCGACTGGCGGGCCGCGATCCCGCAACTGCGCGCGGCGGTCGCGCCGTACGACACGGTCGGCCCCGACTACCGCGCGCCGGGCATGGACGCGCGCCGCCCGAGCCGGACCAAGGCGATCGAGGAGTTGCCCGTCGCGCTCGGCTTCGTGCTGCTGGCCGGCGGCAGCTATCCGGACGCGGTGCTCGGCGCGGTCAACTACGGCCGGGACGCGGACTCGATCGCCACCATGGCCGGCGCGGTGTGCGGCGCGCTCGGCGGGCTGGCCACCGTGCCGGCCCAGTGGCGCACGGACGTCGCGACCGCGAGCCGCATCGACATCGAAGAGCCCGGCCGGGTGCTCGCCGCGCTCGCGGTCGAGCTGCACCAGCAGGATGCGCGCCGGGCCGCCGAGCGTGCCGCTGCGCTGGACAAGCTGACGGACGCCGGCTGA